GGATTTGTTTCTGCACGCCCCGAAAGGCAACTTGATTTGTACACTACACATAGTCTCAACTTCTTGGGGTTGCACCAGAACATGGGGTTCTGGAATGACTCAAATTATGGGAAAGGTGTGATTATTGGTGTCATTGACACGGGAATTTTCCCGGACCACCCTTCGTTTAGTGACGATGGGATGCCCCCACCCCCTGCTAAATGGAAGGGTAAGTGTGAATTTAATGTCACAAAGTGTAACAAGAAGCTCATTGGAGCGAGGTACTTCCTGTCCTCAGGGAATGGGTCACCATGGGACGAAAATGGACATGGTACACACACTGCTAGCACAGCTGCTGGAAATTTCGTGCCAGGAGCTAATATATTTGGCAATGCTAATGGAACTGCAGCAGGCGTTGCACCTCTAGCTCATGTTGCCATTTACAAAGTGTGCTCAGGTATCACTTGTTCTGAAAGTGACACTTTAGCTGCAATGGATATGGCAATAGAAGATGGTGTCGACGTGCTTTCGCTTTCCCTTGGTAGACTTACTAATAATTTCTATTCTGACAACATTGCGCTTGGTGCATTTAGTGCAATGGAAAAGGGGATCTTTGTCAGTTGTGCTGCTGGAAATTCAGGACCATCCAGTTTTTCAACGGCTAATGAAGCGCCCTGGATTTTAACAGTTGGTGCAAGTACCATTGACAGGAAAATTAAAGCTACTGCTGTGCTTGGAAACAGTGAAGAATTCGATGGGGAATCAGCTTTTCAACCAAGTGACTTTCCTCCAACACTGTTGCCTCTTGCCTATCCTGGAAGCAATGCTAGTGACTCTGATGCTAAGTATTGTACCCCTACTTCGCTGAACAACACGAATGTCATGGGAAAGATAGTGTTGTGTGAGGTTGGTAAAACTACGCGAGTTGACAAAGGAAAAGTAGTGAAGGCAGCTGGTGGTGCTGCCATGATTCTTATGAATACAGAAACCCTGGCTAACACAACGTTAGCCGAGGCACATGTCCTTCCGGTGACACACGTTACCTATGCAGATGGTATAAAAATCATAGAGTATATAAACTCAACATTAATCCCTACTGCAACAATAGTATTCAAGGGAACTATAATCGGAGATGATCGTGCTCCTGTGGTTGCTGGTTTTTCTTCCAGGGGTCCAAATTATGCAAGTCCTGGAATTCTAAAACCGGATATTATTGGTCCTGGTGTTAACATCCTAGCAGCTTGGCATGTTTCCTTGGAAAACAACACAAACACGAACTCTAATTTCAACATGATTTCAGGTACCTCAATGTCTTGTCCTCATCTCAGTGGTGTTGCAGCGCTGCTAAAAAGTAGTCACCTTGATTGGTCTCCAGCTGCAATTAAGTCAGCAATTATGACAACAGCCGATGTCTTAAACCTCGGATTGAGCTCCATCGAGGATCAAACGTACCTTCCAGCTAGCGTCTTCGCCACAGGTGCAGGGCACGTTAATCCATCAAAAGCAAATGATCCCGGCCTGATATATGACATTGAACAAGCCGATTACATAGCTTATCTATGTGGCCTAAATTACACGGATAGACAAGTTGGGATCTTTTTGCAGCGCAAAGTTAAATGTTCAGCAATAACTAGCATCTTAGAAGGTCAACTAAATTATCCATCATTTTCGATCCAAGTCAGAAGCAACTCAACAGCTCAAACATATTCAAGAAATGTGACGAACGTAGGACAAGCCAACTCAACATACAGTGTTGAAATTGATTCGCCACCGGGCGTTGATGTGAAAGTTGAGCCAACTACACTTGCTTTTTCAGAGGTGAACCAAAAGTTGAGCTATCAAGTGACGTTCACACCTTTGGCTACTAGACCAAGTACCAGTTCTAATCAGGGATCTCTCAGATGGATTTCTGAAAAGCATATTGTTAGGAGCCCAATTGCTGTTCGATTTTCCTTTTTTTAAATAAACAAATGAAGGTGCTGATCTCACTGACGTGCAGATCAAGATTTTTCATTTATGAAATAAAACCATATATCAAGATGTTAACTTTGGTTTATTATTCCGTGTATTTACTCATGTATCTTACAATGTAAATATaccaaatatttatcaataaagaTTTAAAGCTCGAAGCTCATATTTTCAAACTCTCTTGAGAATCTTACTAAGTCAGAAATTGACCAATACATTAAGTATGGCTAAAAAACGGAAAAACAAATAAAGGAGAAACATGGATGGGAAGACTTGTACCGAGCAATACACATGTACACATTGTTAGAATCGAAATAATCAGGTGTCACGCGAAAGCTAGTAAGACAAACCTTGAATGAAAATAAATCAGACAATGCAAGAGAAATATAACAGAGGagacacaaacatttaacgtGGTTTAGTCAATTAATTTACGTCATTTAATGTAGTTCAGTCAATTGATCTACATCCACAGGCGGatatgagcaatccactatataaaaaaGAGTACAAAACACAAAGAGGCAAACTAGCAGACTAACACTTGTCCGAAATTATTCCTCTAAACATGACTCTCTAACACCTTAAAAGATTCTTAATTTATTGAAGTCAAAATTTTTTATTCCAAGAGAAAGGACTAGCCAAAtatgaaaaaaattatattttcctttttcGTAAAAGACAAaatcaattatggtaaatatattGTCATTCTTTCAAGAAATTGGAAAATCAAATATGATTAGAAAATTAGAACAAATAACTAatacacataataataataataataataataataatattaatacaaAAGAATGTAGAAGTTGACATTGGAAATGTGCTAGACAAGATACGCGTTTCGTTTCATCAATTAATATTTCAGTTGGCCAAGAAGCAAAAGCCAAGTTGACTTCTACTTTTGTGGTTTGCAACAAAGTTTTAATTGGAACTGTATTGGATGTTTTAGTATTAATTGATGTAGCGATGTAAGTTTAGAGTTTAAATAATTGTGAAAAAGAAAATTGACTTCCGCTAAAAGTGAGAGAAATCATTTTTCACGTGACGATGAAAACAATTttcaatagaaaatattttctgaCAATAAAACACTAGAAAATAACTTGAAAAATAGATCATATCAAACACACACAGGACTTGTCGACCTGTCTCGACCTGTCAAAAGCAATTGATCCCCGACTAATAAAATAATTATGGGCGTTATCTGTGTAGT
The DNA window shown above is from Nicotiana tomentosiformis chromosome 8, ASM39032v3, whole genome shotgun sequence and carries:
- the LOC104119699 gene encoding subtilisin-like protease, with amino-acid sequence MEKREGFVSARPERQLDLYTTHSLNFLGLHQNMGFWNDSNYGKGVIIGVIDTGIFPDHPSFSDDGMPPPPAKWKGKCEFNVTKCNKKLIGARYFLSSGNGSPWDENGHGTHTASTAAGNFVPGANIFGNANGTAAGVAPLAHVAIYKVCSGITCSESDTLAAMDMAIEDGVDVLSLSLGRLTNNFYSDNIALGAFSAMEKGIFVSCAAGNSGPSSFSTANEAPWILTVGASTIDRKIKATAVLGNSEEFDGESAFQPSDFPPTLLPLAYPGSNASDSDAKYCTPTSLNNTNVMGKIVLCEVGKTTRVDKGKVVKAAGGAAMILMNTETLANTTLAEAHVLPVTHVTYADGIKIIEYINSTLIPTATIVFKGTIIGDDRAPVVAGFSSRGPNYASPGILKPDIIGPGVNILAAWHVSLENNTNTNSNFNMISGTSMSCPHLSGVAALLKSSHLDWSPAAIKSAIMTTADVLNLGLSSIEDQTYLPASVFATGAGHVNPSKANDPGLIYDIEQADYIAYLCGLNYTDRQVGIFLQRKVKCSAITSILEGQLNYPSFSIQVRSNSTAQTYSRNVTNVGQANSTYSVEIDSPPGVDVKVEPTTLAFSEVNQKLSYQVTFTPLATRPSTSSNQGSLRWISEKHIVRSPIAVRFSFF